The Impatiens glandulifera chromosome 3, dImpGla2.1, whole genome shotgun sequence genome contains a region encoding:
- the LOC124932258 gene encoding uncharacterized protein LOC124932258: MADRADSSPLVPPSPVTSSGEIDLEAGPGEQIQCRICLESEGRDFIAPCKCKGTSKYVHRECLDHWRAIKEGFAFAHCTTCKAPYHLRVHVLADRKWRTLKFRFFVTRDILFIFLSVQLVIASLSYLIYLIDAHQKSWLRLAWGFDSLLSFYYICGALLFFALLGLSGCFITCYDRRVRSDLAQPCRELCLCCCHPGLCADCHLPGTLCMWTDCTTCFESCASAAGECGGCFGGAGEAGLPVLVIMGLIVLGLFTVMGIFYSVLVATMVGQRIWQRHYHILAKRMLTKEYVVEDVDGEVTGSDWSPPPLSPEHIQQLKSLRLL; encoded by the exons ATGGCTGATCGCGCTGATTCCTCTCCCCTCGTCCCTCCTTCTCCGGTGACCAGTTCCGGCGAGATCGACCTCGAAGCCGGCCCTGGCGAGCAAATTCAGTGCCGAATTTGTCTCGAAAGTGAAG GTAGAGATTTTATTGCTCCTTGTAAATGCAAAGGAACATCAAAATATGTTCACCGAGAATGTTTGGATCATTGGCGGGCTATAAAG GAAGGATTTGCATTTGCTCATTGCACAACCTGTAAGGCTCCTTACCACCTAAGAGTGCATGTTCTTGCAGATAGAAAATGGCGCACCTTAAAGTTCCGATTTTTTGTCACTCGAGATATCTTGTTCATATTCCTTAGTGTTCAACTC GTAATTGCCTCCTTGTCATATctcatatatttgattgatgCTCACCAGAAGTCCTGGCTTCGTCTGGCATGGGGTTTTGATAGTTTGTTGAGTTTCTATTACATATGTG GGGCTCTACTGTTTTTCGCTTTGCTTGGGTTATCTGGTTGCTTTATAACTTGCTATGATCGAAGAGTGCGCAGCGATTTGGCTCAGCCATGTCGAGAATTATGTCTTTGTTGCTGCCATCCCGG ATTGTGTGCAGATTGCCATTTGCCCGGAACTCTTTGTATGTGGACTGACTGCACCACATGCTTTGAAAGTTGTGCAAGTGCAGCTGGTGAATGTGGCGGTTGCTTCGGTGGTGCTGGGGAAGCTGGATTACCAGTACTGGTAATAATGGGTTTGATTGTTCTGGGCCTGTTCACAGTTATGGGCATATTCTATAGTGTCTTAGTGGCTACAATGGTTGGACAAAGGATTTGGCAACGACATTATCACATACTTGCCAAAAGGATGCTAACTAAA GAATATGTTGTTGAGGATGTTGATGGAGAGGTTACTGGATCTGATTGGTCTCCTCCACCACTTTCTCCTGAGCATATACAACAACTCAAATCTCTCCGCCTTCTGTGA